CGGCCTGCTGGCCCTCTCCGGCAACGAGCACCTGGTCGAGGTGGTGGGCGATCTCCGCAAGCGCGCCCGCCTGTTCGGCCTCACCGAGCTGGTGAAGCACGGCCGTCTGGAGGCCTCCGGCCAGGAACACATCGAACTCCTCGACGCGCTGCTGGCCCGCGACACCGACGCCGTACGCGAAGTGATCACCCGCCACATCGGCCACGTCCGCGGCCTCTGGGCGCACTAGCGCGGCGTCACCACGGTCCGCTCCGCCGAGAAGGTCCCCCAGTCGCCGTCCGGCAGCCTGGCACGGATCTTCACCGCGTACGAGGTGCCGGCCTTCTCGGTGACGACGAAGCGGTACGTCGCCCGGTCCCGCGGCGCGGCGGCGCCGTACGCGATGGTCGTGGTCAGCCGCCCGTCCAGGTACATCTGATACTCCTTCACCTCGCCGCCCGTACGCGGCACCGTCCACGCCAGCTCCACGGCCCGCTCGCCCTTGGCGGTGCGGGCCGTCGCCGTGAACGCGGTCGGCTCCGTGCTGGGGCCCTGGCCCGGGGCCGACGCGGTGGTGAGGTCGGCCGAAGGGCTGGGCGGGGACGCGTTGTCCGCGCCGTCCCTGGCCCTGACGGTGAAGGTGTAGACGGTGGCCGGGCGCAGTCCGGTGAGGTGCGCCGCCGTGGCGTTCCCGCCGACCGTGTGGATCTTCGACTGACCCTGGTAGATGTCGTACGAGGTCACGCGCACGTTGTCCCGCGCGACACCCCACTGCAGCGTCGCCGCCCGCGCCCCGTCGGCCACAGCCCGCAGACTCCCGGGCGCGGAGGGCGCCTTGTGGTCGTCGGGGACCTCCGCCGGCAGCGTCACCGCGACCTCCTTGCCGGCCGGCGAAGCGTTGCCCGCCGCGTCCAGGGCGCGCACGGTGAAGGTGTACGTGGACGACGCCGAGAGCCCGCCGATGTCGACCATGGTCGTGCCGGCCCCGACGGTCTTGACCCGCACGCCCGCCCGGAACACCTCGTAGCGGGTCACGCCGTCCTGCTTCGCAGCCTGCCCCCACATCACATGCGCCGACGTCGCACTGCTCGCCTGCACGCTCACCCCGCCCGGCGCGGGCGGGCGCTGGGTGTCCGGCTGCTGCCCGGAACAGGCGGCGAGCAGCAGCAGTCCGAGTGCTGCGGCGGCGAGGGTCGGGATGCGGCGCACGCGCGGGCCTCCGTCCGACGGGAATGGTCTGGACCATGTATGGCACAGAGCGCGCCCGTCAACAAGGGGGCGTGTACGCGTACTTACCTGCCGGGCGGCGCCGAGGAGGAGTGGGAGAGTGCCGGTGCCGGCGGGAAGGGAATCGTGGTCCGCTGCACCGGCACACCGGGCAGCACCGGGATGCCGGGCAGCCCGACGAGATCCGGGTACGAGGGCGCTGGCGGCAGCGCTGCGGGTACGGCGGCGGGTACGGCGGCCGGCGTCTCGACCGGAGCGGTCCGGGTGAGCAGGAACACGCCGAGGGCGGCGGCCCCCGCACCCGTCAGAGCGAGCAGCAGCCCCGCGACGCCACCGGTGAGCTGCTCGCCGAGCAGGGTCAGTCCGATCACCGAGGCGGCGATCGGATTGGCCAGGGTGACCACGGCGAGCGGTGCGCCGAGACCGTCGCGGTAGGCGGTCTGCGAGAGCAGCAGCCCGCCCGCGGCGAAGGCCGCGACCAGCACCGCCACCAGGACGACCTGCCAGGTCAGCAGCGGGCCCGAGCGCTCGGTGACCGAGACCGTCACGGTCTGGGTGAGGGCCGAAGCCACCCCGGAGGCGATCCCGGACGCGGCCGCGAACCGCAGCCCCGAGTGCCGGCCCCGGCGGGAGAGACCGGCGACCAGAACCATCGTGACGGCCGCGACGCCCAGCGCCTCGGGGGCGGCCAGGGTGTCGTCGGGAGCGTGACCGCCCGCGGTCAGCAGGAGTGCGCCGAGGCCCACCAGGGTCAGCACGGTGCCGCGCCACTCGAAGCGCCCCACGCGCCGGCCCGCGAGACGCGCGCCGAGCGGGACCGCGGCGACCAGCGTGAGCGCGCCGAGCGGCTGGACGAGGGTGAGCGAGCCGTACTTCAGCGCCGCCACGTGCAGCAGGGCGCCGGTGGCGTTGAGCCCGACCGAGGCCCACCAGGCGCCGCGCCCGAGCAGCCGCAGGACGCCGGCGGAGGGTGCGGTGCGGGAGGCGAGGCGCTCCTGGGCGACGGCGGCGGTCGCGTAACCGATCGCGGAGAGCAGTGAGAGGACGACGGCGGTGACGGTGGCGTTCATCGGGCGGCCCCCGATCCGGCGAGTTCACGCACGGGTTCTTGAGCGGGTACGGGCGCGGGCTCGGGCTCTTCGCGTACGGAAGGCTCGGCGCGCGGGAGGCGGAAGACCGCCAGCGCGATGCCCAGCAGCGCGGTCGCCGCGATCGCGTCCAGCCAGTAGTGGTTCGCGGTGCCGACGACCACCAGGAGCGTCAGCAGCGGGTGCAGCAGCCAGAGCCAGCGCCACCGCGAGCGGGTCGCTGCGATCAGGCCGATGGCCACCATCAGTGCCCAGCCGAAGTGCAGCGAGGGCATCGCGGCGAACTGGTTGGCCATCGAGTCGGTGTCCGGGTTCGCGCCGTACACCGAGGGTCCGTAGACCTGTGCCGTATCGACGAGGTGCGTCGCGGCGAGCATGCGCGGGGGAGCGAGGGGGAACAGGAGGTGCAGTGCGAGCGCGGCGCCGGTGAGTGCGGCCAGGACACGCCGGACCGGGGTGTAGAAGAGCGGCCTGCGCCAGTACAGCCAGGCCAGGAAGGCGATGGTGGCCGGGAAGTGGACGGTCGCGTAGTAGGTGTTCGCCACCTGTATGAGCGCGTCGCCGTGCAGCAGCAGGTGCTGCACTCCGGCCTCGCTGGGCAGGTGCAGATCGCGCTCGGCGTTCCAGACGTGCCCGGCGTTGCGGAAGGCTTCGCCGAGATGGCCATTGGCAGCGAGCCTGCCGAACTTGTACACCAGGAAGAGTCCGGCGACGAGCAGCAGCTCGCGCACGAGGGGCGGGCGGGCAGAAGTGTCCGTCTCCCTTTCGGCAGGCTCATGTCGGGCGTGCATCACCCGTGCCCCTTTGCATTCCAGTCATCGACAGATCGACAAGACGCCAGAACGCGTCGTATCGATACGCCAGTGTACCGATACGGCTGCGTATCGGTACACTGGCGTATCGATGCTGCTCGTCACACCGAAAGGGAGAGCTCATGCCGTCGCCCCAGGACTCCGCGATCACGTCGTCGCGCTCCAAGATCACGCCCGAGCGGGCGCAGGAGTTCTACGACGCGGTGCTCACCCTCCTCAGGGAGGGCGGCTACGACGCGCTGACCATGGAGGGCGTCGCCGCACTCAGCCGCTGCGGCAAGTCCACGCTCTACCGGCAGTGGGGGACCAAGCCCCAGCTGGTGGCCTGCGCGCTGCGCGGGAACAAGGCCGCCACCATCGCGGACATCGACACCGGCACCCTCGCCGGGGACCTGCGCCAGGTGGCGCGGGCGCTCGGCGACCACGCCGGGCACGACACCCCGCTGATGCACGCGATCAGCCAGGCGGCCCTGCAGAATCCGGAGCTGATGGAAGCGCTGCGCGAGGCGCTGATCGCGCCGTTCGCGGCGGCCTTCGACGCCATGCTCGCCCGAGGGGTGGAGCGCGGCGAGATCGCGGCGGACAACCCCGCGAAGGAGTTCGTCGCGGCGCAGCTGCTGGGTGTGATCCGTACCCGGCCGATGTTCGAGGGGAAGGACGCCGACGAGGCGTTCCTCACCAGCTTCATCGAGTGCGCGCTCTTCCCCGCGCTCGGACTCACCGAGTCCCCCTAGACAGGCTGCCGTCGTCCGAGCGGAACGACGACAGCCGGCGCCGCACCGTGGGGACGGGGGCGGCGCACCCCGTGAACCGGAGGGCGCCCTGCACGCAGGGCGCCCTCCGGCGCTCCGTATGATCGCGCTCCATGACGGACAACCGGATCGGACCGCCGCTGCGCGGCGACGAGCGCGAGACCCTGCGCGCCTTCCTCGACTACCACCGGGCCACGCTGGCCATGAAGTGCGAGGGGCTCATCGACGACGACCTGAAGCGCAGGTCGATGCCGCCGTCGACGCTCACGCTGCTTGGCCTGGTGCGGCACATGTGCGAGGTCGAACGCACCTGGTTCCGCAAGGTGATCAACGGCGAGGACATCCACCTCGTCTGGTCGGCCGAGGACGACTACCAGGTCGCGTACGACGCCGAGGCCTCCACCCGCTCCGAGGCGTTCGCCGCCTGGGAGGCGGAAGTCGAGCACTCCCGGCGCATCGAACGGGAGGCGGAGTCCCTCGATGTCACCGGCTACAACAAGAAGTGGGGCGAGGACGTGTCGCTCCGGCTGGTGATGCTCCACCTCATCCACGAGTACGCACGCCACAACGGCCACGCCGATTTCCTCCGCGAGGGGATCGACGGGACCGTCGGGGCCTGAGAAGGAACGATTCGCCGGTTGAGCGCCGAGCTGCGCGGGGAGGGTGGGGAGCATGACTTCGGAATCCCGTAAGGCCCTCCTCGTGCGCGGCGGTTGGGAAGGGCACCAGCCGGTGAAGATCACCGAGCTGTTCGTGCCTTTCCTCCGTTCCCACGGTTTCGACATCGATGTCAGCGAAACCCTTGAGGTGTACGCCGACGCTCAACGCCTCGCCGCCACCGATCTGGTGGTCCAGTGCTGGTCCATGGGAGAGATCACCGCCGCCCAGAGCGAGGGACTCGCCGCCGCCGTACGCGCGGGGACCGGCCTGGCCGGCTGGCACGGCGGGATCGTCGACGCCTTCCGCGGCGACATCGGCTACCACCGGTTGACCGGCGGGCAGTTCCTCATGCACCCGCCCGGATTCCACGACCACGAGGTCACCTTCGTACCCGGCAGGGCGAACCACCCCGTCGTCACCGGCCTCGCCGATTTCCGTGTCCACACCGAGCAGTACTGGATGTCCACGGACCCACTGATCGACGTCCTCGCCACCACCGTCTTCCCGCCGGGCGAGGAGTACGACCGTCCGGTCACCATGCCCGCCGTCTGGACCAGGAACTGGGGCGCGGGCCGCGTTTTCGTCTCCACCATCGGCCACAAGCCGGACGACTTCGACGTGCCCGAGGTGCGGGCCCTCACCGAGAGGGGGCTGCTGTGGGCGAGCCGCTGAGGATCGGCATGGTCGGCGCGGGCAAGATCAGCGGGGCCTACCTGGACACCTTCGTGAAAAGCGACTCCGTACGGCTCACCGCCGTCACGGACCTCGACCCGCACCGCGCCCGGACGGCCGCCGACCGGATACCGGGGGCCGAAGTCGCCGGATCTCTCGCGGAGTTGGTCGTACGCGACGACGTCGACGCCGTACTCAACCTCACCGTCCCCGCCGTGCACGCCCAGGTGGCCCTCGCCGCCCTCGCCGCGGGCAAGCACGTCTACGGCGAGAAGCCCCTGGCCGCCACCCGGGAGGAGGCCGACGCGATCCTCGCCGCGGCCCGTGCGGGCGGGCTGCGCGTGGGCTGCGCACCGGACACCGTGCTCGGCACCGGTACGCAGACCGCACGCAAGGCCGTCGACGACGGGCTCATCGGCAGGCCCGTCGCCGCCACCGCCTTCATGGCCTCGGCAGGCCCCGAATCCTGGCACCCCGACCCGGAGTTCTACTACCGGCCGGGCGGCGGACCGCTGCTCGACATGGGTCCGTACTACCTCTCCTCCCTCGTCCATGTCCTGGGCCCGGTCGTCCGCGTCACGGGCGCCGCGTCGCGCACCCGTACCGAACGGGACATCGGCAGCGGACCCCGGGCGGGGACGCACTTCCCGGTGGAGGTGGACACCCATGTCACCGGGGTCCTGGAGCATGCGGGCGGCGCCCTGACGACCCTCCTGATGAGCTTCGACATCCAGGCGGCGCGGCTCCCGCGCATAGAGGTGCACGGAACCGGAGGCTCGCTATCGGTCCCCGACCCCAACGGATTCGACGGCCTGGTCGAGTACCACCGGGCAGGCGGGGAATGGCAGTTGCTGCCCGTTTCGGCGGGCTACCGGGGCGCGGGACGCGGCACCGGGCTCGTGGATCTGGCCGACGCGCTGTCGGCGGGCCGTCCGCACCGCGCCTCGGCCGGTCTCTCCCGGCACGTGCTCGATGTGATGCTCACGCTGCTGGACGCGGCGCGGGAGGGTGCGGCACTGTCCGTGCGGAGCAGCTGCGAACGCCCCGAGCCGGTGCACATGCGGTAGCCGGGCACCGGCAGAATGACCGCCATGCCCCGTACCACTGCCACGTCTCCCTGCCCCTGCGGGCTTCCCGCCCCGTACGCCTCCTGCTGCGGCCGCTACCACTCCGGTGCGGCCGCGGCCCCCACGGCGGAGGCGCTGATGCGCTCGCGCTACAGCGCCTTCGTCGTCCAGGACGCCGCGTACCTGCTGCGGACCTGGCACCCCACGACCCGGCCGCCCGGCATCGAATTCGACGCGGGTCAGCGGTGGCAGGGGCTGGAGATCCTGGAGGCGACGGAGGGCACCGCCTTCCACACGAAGGGGACGGTCACCTTCCGCGCGCGCTGGACGTACCAAGGCGAGGCCGACTCGCTCTACGAGCGCAGCCGTTTCGAGCGGGTCGACGGCGCCTGGGTGTACGTGGACGGAACCTTCGAGGAGTCCGCCTAGGAGGCCGCGGCGGCCTGCCTGCGGGCGTGCAGCCGCAGTGGCAGATGTTCCGGATGAAGGCTGACCGACAGCCGGGAGGGGCGGATCTGGACTCCGGAGGCGGGAGACAGGCTCCACCGGGACGCGATCGTGGCCAGTGCGAGCACGGTCTCGGCCATGCCGTAGGTGTCGCCGATGCACTTGCGTGCTCCTCCGCCGAAGGCGACGAAGGCTCCGCGCGGAAGGCCGGATGCACGTTCGGGCAGCCATCTGTCCGGATCGAATGCGTGGGGGTCCGGGAAGAGGTCGGGGCGCCGTTGAACGGTGACAGGGCTGAACAGGATGGCGGTTCCGGGGGGCAGGTGCCGGCCGGCCAGTTCGACCTCTTGGGTCGTGGTGCGGGTCAGCAGCCAGCCGGGCGGGTACAGGCGCAGCGTTTCCGTGAGTACGCGGCTGGTGAAGGTCAGTTGTGACAGGTCCTTCCACTCGGCAGGTCGCCCGCCGAGGACCTGGTCGACCTCCTCCTGGAGCCGGCGTTCGGCTTCGGGATTCGTGGACAGCAGGTGAAGTGCCCAAGCGAGGGCGGCAGCGGTGGTGTCCCCTCCCCCCAGCAGCATGGTGATGAGGTGATCGCGGATCTCCGCATTGCTCATCTCCTGGCCGTCCGGCCCGGAACCGGAGTCGAGGAGGATGGGCAGGATGCCGCCGGAGTCCGTCGCCTCCTTCCGGTGCGCCTCGATCATGCGATCGACGGTGTCGAGAAGGTTCTTGACGGCGGTCTGGAAGCGGCGGTTCGCCGGGGTGGGGATCCTGCGCAGAGCGGGCGGGGTGAGCATCCGCAGGAAACTGCCGTTGAACACGGTGTCGAACGAGCGGCGGACCACTTCGATGGTTTCCGCGTCGACGGTGGTGGAGAACAGGGTCCGTGTCACGGTCCGCAGGGCGAATCCGTACAGCTGAGGAAATACGTCGATTTCCTGGCCGTCTTTCCAGTCCCGGGTCAGCGTGGAGATCTCGTCCCCCATCACGGCGGCATGACCTTCGACGAGCGCCGGGTGGAAGGCGGGCTGGATGAGGCGGCGTTGCCGCCGATGGTCCTTGTGGGTCGATGTTCCCAGACCGTTGCCCACGAAATCGCGGAGCCGGTCCATGACCGGCCCTCCTTTGTCGTAGACGCTGTCATTGGTCAGGATGTGCCAGACAATCTCGGGATGGCACGGTACGAAGGCCGGTTGCGGTCCCAGCCTGATTTCGACCAGGTCGCCGATCGTGGAGAGCGACTCGAGGAATTCCAGGGGCTGCCTCCACAACTGCCATCCGTGACCGATGGCGGGATGTGCCCCGGGTGCGGTGCCGGAGGTGAGTTGGGCGGCCGAAGGCGCGTGTCCGAGCATGGTGGTTCCTCCTGCCTGGTCAGGCGCGGCTGTGCGAGGGGAGGGCGTCGTGCCGCGACGTCTGGTACCGCTCGGCACGGAGGTGGTAGTCGAAGTCTCCGCGGACGAGCATGCGGTAGTCGTGGACGCACTGCTCGACATCCGCCAGGACGTTGCTGCCGGCCCCGATGGATTTCAGCTGGGAAGTCAGCTGTCGCTCGGCTTTCTGGATGCGCTCGATATACACGGCGAGCATGTCGTTCGCCACTTCGAAGGCTTCCTGCAGCGAGCATCCGCGATGATGCTGGATCAGGCAGACGGAGTTGTGGTAATAGCCGACCTCTTGCTCTTTCTGCGTCGAGCAGATGTCGTTGTAGAGGGCGATGTGGTCGGTCGCCGCGTTGCGCAGGGCGATGAATCCGGAAAGGTTCCTCACCGCCTCCGGAAGGTCGATCCGGGCGGGTATCTCGTACAGGTCCAGGAA
The sequence above is drawn from the Streptomyces sp. NBC_01465 genome and encodes:
- a CDS encoding fibronectin type III domain-containing protein — translated: MRRIPTLAAAALGLLLLAACSGQQPDTQRPPAPGGVSVQASSATSAHVMWGQAAKQDGVTRYEVFRAGVRVKTVGAGTTMVDIGGLSASSTYTFTVRALDAAGNASPAGKEVAVTLPAEVPDDHKAPSAPGSLRAVADGARAATLQWGVARDNVRVTSYDIYQGQSKIHTVGGNATAAHLTGLRPATVYTFTVRARDGADNASPPSPSADLTTASAPGQGPSTEPTAFTATARTAKGERAVELAWTVPRTGGEVKEYQMYLDGRLTTTIAYGAAAPRDRATYRFVVTEKAGTSYAVKIRARLPDGDWGTFSAERTVVTPR
- a CDS encoding ThuA domain-containing protein; this translates as MTSESRKALLVRGGWEGHQPVKITELFVPFLRSHGFDIDVSETLEVYADAQRLAATDLVVQCWSMGEITAAQSEGLAAAVRAGTGLAGWHGGIVDAFRGDIGYHRLTGGQFLMHPPGFHDHEVTFVPGRANHPVVTGLADFRVHTEQYWMSTDPLIDVLATTVFPPGEEYDRPVTMPAVWTRNWGAGRVFVSTIGHKPDDFDVPEVRALTERGLLWASR
- a CDS encoding YchJ family protein; this encodes MPRTTATSPCPCGLPAPYASCCGRYHSGAAAAPTAEALMRSRYSAFVVQDAAYLLRTWHPTTRPPGIEFDAGQRWQGLEILEATEGTAFHTKGTVTFRARWTYQGEADSLYERSRFERVDGAWVYVDGTFEESA
- a CDS encoding DMT family transporter, coding for MNATVTAVVLSLLSAIGYATAAVAQERLASRTAPSAGVLRLLGRGAWWASVGLNATGALLHVAALKYGSLTLVQPLGALTLVAAVPLGARLAGRRVGRFEWRGTVLTLVGLGALLLTAGGHAPDDTLAAPEALGVAAVTMVLVAGLSRRGRHSGLRFAAASGIASGVASALTQTVTVSVTERSGPLLTWQVVLVAVLVAAFAAGGLLLSQTAYRDGLGAPLAVVTLANPIAASVIGLTLLGEQLTGGVAGLLLALTGAGAAALGVFLLTRTAPVETPAAVPAAVPAALPPAPSYPDLVGLPGIPVLPGVPVQRTTIPFPPAPALSHSSSAPPGR
- a CDS encoding TetR/AcrR family transcriptional regulator — its product is MPSPQDSAITSSRSKITPERAQEFYDAVLTLLREGGYDALTMEGVAALSRCGKSTLYRQWGTKPQLVACALRGNKAATIADIDTGTLAGDLRQVARALGDHAGHDTPLMHAISQAALQNPELMEALREALIAPFAAAFDAMLARGVERGEIAADNPAKEFVAAQLLGVIRTRPMFEGKDADEAFLTSFIECALFPALGLTESP
- a CDS encoding DinB family protein, with amino-acid sequence MTDNRIGPPLRGDERETLRAFLDYHRATLAMKCEGLIDDDLKRRSMPPSTLTLLGLVRHMCEVERTWFRKVINGEDIHLVWSAEDDYQVAYDAEASTRSEAFAAWEAEVEHSRRIEREAESLDVTGYNKKWGEDVSLRLVMLHLIHEYARHNGHADFLREGIDGTVGA
- a CDS encoding cytochrome P450 — translated: MLGHAPSAAQLTSGTAPGAHPAIGHGWQLWRQPLEFLESLSTIGDLVEIRLGPQPAFVPCHPEIVWHILTNDSVYDKGGPVMDRLRDFVGNGLGTSTHKDHRRQRRLIQPAFHPALVEGHAAVMGDEISTLTRDWKDGQEIDVFPQLYGFALRTVTRTLFSTTVDAETIEVVRRSFDTVFNGSFLRMLTPPALRRIPTPANRRFQTAVKNLLDTVDRMIEAHRKEATDSGGILPILLDSGSGPDGQEMSNAEIRDHLITMLLGGGDTTAAALAWALHLLSTNPEAERRLQEEVDQVLGGRPAEWKDLSQLTFTSRVLTETLRLYPPGWLLTRTTTQEVELAGRHLPPGTAILFSPVTVQRRPDLFPDPHAFDPDRWLPERASGLPRGAFVAFGGGARKCIGDTYGMAETVLALATIASRWSLSPASGVQIRPSRLSVSLHPEHLPLRLHARRQAAAAS
- a CDS encoding phosphatase PAP2 family protein; this encodes MMHARHEPAERETDTSARPPLVRELLLVAGLFLVYKFGRLAANGHLGEAFRNAGHVWNAERDLHLPSEAGVQHLLLHGDALIQVANTYYATVHFPATIAFLAWLYWRRPLFYTPVRRVLAALTGAALALHLLFPLAPPRMLAATHLVDTAQVYGPSVYGANPDTDSMANQFAAMPSLHFGWALMVAIGLIAATRSRWRWLWLLHPLLTLLVVVGTANHYWLDAIAATALLGIALAVFRLPRAEPSVREEPEPAPVPAQEPVRELAGSGAAR
- a CDS encoding Gfo/Idh/MocA family protein, which produces MGEPLRIGMVGAGKISGAYLDTFVKSDSVRLTAVTDLDPHRARTAADRIPGAEVAGSLAELVVRDDVDAVLNLTVPAVHAQVALAALAAGKHVYGEKPLAATREEADAILAAARAGGLRVGCAPDTVLGTGTQTARKAVDDGLIGRPVAATAFMASAGPESWHPDPEFYYRPGGGPLLDMGPYYLSSLVHVLGPVVRVTGAASRTRTERDIGSGPRAGTHFPVEVDTHVTGVLEHAGGALTTLLMSFDIQAARLPRIEVHGTGGSLSVPDPNGFDGLVEYHRAGGEWQLLPVSAGYRGAGRGTGLVDLADALSAGRPHRASAGLSRHVLDVMLTLLDAAREGAALSVRSSCERPEPVHMR